CCAGATGGGTTATCAGCAGAGAAGTGTCGCATAGGATTAGAAAAAAGATAAAATGGTGCGGAATGTGTCGGCGAAGCTTCATGTTTCACAGGAGTTACCATCTGGATATGTCACGGTTTCATCACCACCGAAAACGTGACATAACTGCCATGTCTCAGTCGATAAAAGACGATTAATATCGGTAAGATACATAGCATTAAAATGGTTGCCGGGGTGAAGGTTTTCTATACCTCCACCCCAGCCCGATCACGTTACGCATAGATATTCTCGATCCATCTCATGGCCTCGGTATCAGGCACTTTTCCCAAGTAAATTTGAGTGGTTGACAGATTCGCGTGCCGTAAGATGACTTTTGACACAATCTCGATGGGAACGCCTGACCGGGAGGCATATGTCGCAGCATGCCGTCTGAGATCATGTGGCCTGAGCCGAATCCCGACCCTTTCGCCAGCCTTCTTGACCATGCTCCGTGTGGCCTCGTAGGACAAAGGAAAAAT
The Deltaproteobacteria bacterium genome window above contains:
- a CDS encoding site-specific integrase yields the protein LMLELMARGGMRVGEVLKLRAMDVHDRKLTLRDPKSGKEREYVFIPQKVADRLKEYIRDNGIQPDQRIFPLSYEATRSMVKKAGERVGIRLRPHDLRRHAATYASRSGVPIEIVSKVILRHANLSTTQIYLGKVPDTEAMRWIENIYA